A single Sulfurimonas aquatica DNA region contains:
- a CDS encoding NADH-quinone oxidoreductase subunit C has protein sequence MRAYTPKDDVQAKAYYTDRYYVAPQVPKQEVESDEVFAQDLAAIKAKFEVKEAYIQVKQMVVYINANDIYSLLEFMRDELEYTQLSEMSAIDWLAKDNTFEIFYQMLSMNKRKRIRIKYFITNGQAVDSVEKLFRSADWSEREMFDMFGIEANNHPFMKRILMPYDWQGNPLLKTYPLEGDEFAAWYEVDKIYGKEARDVIGPEIRDTAKVDRYDSERFARLGYEVPKGTKITGDEPKSEKAYQEDGGVFLIKKYDKESSVIVDDPQR, from the coding sequence ATGAGAGCCTATACACCTAAAGATGATGTACAAGCAAAAGCTTACTATACAGATAGATATTACGTAGCGCCACAAGTGCCTAAGCAAGAAGTAGAGAGTGATGAAGTTTTCGCACAGGACTTAGCGGCGATTAAAGCGAAGTTTGAAGTTAAAGAAGCATATATTCAAGTAAAGCAAATGGTTGTATATATCAACGCTAATGATATATATAGTCTGCTTGAGTTTATGAGAGATGAGTTGGAATATACGCAACTTTCAGAGATGTCCGCTATTGACTGGTTAGCAAAAGATAACACTTTTGAAATCTTTTATCAGATGTTAAGTATGAATAAACGCAAGCGTATTCGCATTAAGTATTTTATTACAAATGGCCAGGCTGTTGATAGCGTTGAAAAACTTTTCCGCTCAGCTGATTGGTCTGAACGCGAAATGTTTGATATGTTCGGTATTGAAGCAAACAATCATCCATTTATGAAAAGAATCCTTATGCCATATGATTGGCAAGGGAATCCACTTCTTAAAACTTATCCATTAGAGGGTGATGAGTTTGCAGCATGGTATGAAGTAGATAAGATCTACGGTAAAGAAGCAAGAGATGTAATAGGTCCAGAAATCCGTGATACTGCAAAAGTAGATCGCTATGACTCTGAACGTTTTGCACGCCTTGGTTATGAAGTACCTAAGGGAACTAAAATTACAGGTGATGAGCCTAAATCTGAGAAAGCTTACCAAGAAGATGGTGGCGTTTTCTTAATTAAAAAATACGATAAAGAATCATCAGTTATTGTTGATGATCCACAAAGATAG
- the nuoD gene encoding NADH dehydrogenase (quinone) subunit D: protein MAQVKNRLTPFFENITFDRDDNELVLNFGPQHPSAHGQLRLMLHLQQEQIVKAHPDIGYLHRGMEKMAENMIYNEFMPTTDRMDYIASSSNNYGFALAVEKLIDVEVPRRAKVIRMMLLEINRLMSHLFWLATTALDIGAMTVFLYAFREREYLMDIIEGYCGARLTHAAIRIGGVPLDIQDTFISQLKTFLDKLPQNIKDYEDLLDTNRIWLMRMEEVGTISKEMALSWGCTGPMLRASGFAWDIRKEEPYELYDEVEFNVPYSDKGDNFARYRIYMEEMRESAKILYQTIDMYEETVKNNQTELMAHSPKYISAPKLDIMTQNYSLMQHFVLVTQGMRPPVGEVYIPTESPKGELGFYINSQGGPYPYRLKLRAPSFWHTGILTDLLPGHYIPDVVSIIGTTNIVFGEVDR, encoded by the coding sequence ATGGCACAGGTAAAAAATAGATTAACACCGTTTTTTGAAAATATTACTTTTGATAGAGACGATAATGAGTTAGTACTAAACTTTGGTCCACAGCACCCATCTGCTCATGGACAGTTGCGTTTAATGCTTCACTTACAACAAGAACAAATAGTAAAAGCTCATCCAGATATTGGATATCTTCACCGCGGTATGGAGAAGATGGCTGAGAACATGATATACAATGAGTTTATGCCTACAACTGACCGTATGGACTATATAGCTTCATCTTCAAATAATTATGGCTTTGCGCTTGCAGTTGAAAAGCTAATCGATGTAGAAGTGCCTCGTCGCGCAAAAGTTATTCGCATGATGCTTTTAGAAATTAATCGTTTAATGTCTCACCTTTTCTGGTTAGCTACAACGGCACTGGATATTGGCGCGATGACAGTTTTCCTTTATGCATTCCGTGAGCGTGAATATTTAATGGATATTATAGAGGGCTACTGTGGTGCGCGTTTAACGCATGCTGCTATTCGTATAGGTGGAGTTCCTTTAGATATTCAAGATACTTTTATCTCTCAACTAAAAACGTTTTTAGATAAGTTGCCTCAAAATATCAAAGATTATGAGGACCTTCTTGACACTAACCGTATTTGGTTAATGAGAATGGAAGAAGTTGGAACAATTTCTAAAGAGATGGCGCTATCTTGGGGCTGTACTGGACCAATGCTTAGGGCATCTGGTTTCGCATGGGATATTCGTAAAGAAGAGCCATATGAGCTATATGATGAAGTTGAGTTTAACGTGCCATATTCGGACAAAGGCGACAACTTCGCACGTTATCGTATCTACATGGAAGAGATGAGAGAGTCTGCAAAGATTCTTTATCAAACAATAGATATGTATGAAGAGACTGTCAAAAACAATCAGACTGAGCTTATGGCTCATTCTCCAAAATATATTTCAGCTCCAAAGTTAGATATTATGACTCAAAACTACTCTTTAATGCAGCACTTTGTACTTGTAACGCAAGGTATGAGACCACCAGTAGGTGAAGTCTATATTCCGACTGAGTCTCCAAAAGGTGAACTTGGTTTTTATATTAACTCTCAAGGTGGACCATATCCATATAGATTAAAACTTCGCGCTCCATCTTTTTGGCACACGGGAATATTGACTGACCTTCTTCCTGGTCACTATATTCCAGACGTTGTCTCTATAATTGGTACAACAAATATCGTATTTGGTGAGGTTGATAGATAA
- a CDS encoding NADH-ubiquinone oxidoreductase subunit E family protein, giving the protein MKRYDLRHLKNEFEPRMKEILNEHKAKEVAIFLFEIGDFTTVQRSADLVKEAGYELMNSLKFNEVDWTIVVKK; this is encoded by the coding sequence ATGAAACGTTATGATTTAAGACATTTAAAAAATGAGTTTGAACCTCGTATGAAAGAGATTTTAAACGAGCATAAAGCAAAAGAAGTAGCGATATTTCTTTTTGAAATTGGTGATTTTACTACGGTTCAAAGAAGTGCAGATCTCGTTAAAGAGGCTGGCTATGAGTTAATGAACTCTTTAAAGTTTAACGAAGTCGATTGGACTATCGTAGTTAAGAAATAG
- a CDS encoding NADH-quinone oxidoreductase subunit G has product MSKININIDGKEIQTQEGEFVLNAARANDIYIPAICYITRCSPTLACRICLVEADGKQVYACNAKAKDGMNITTTTEAIEKERRAIMEVYDVNHPLQCGVCDQSGECELQNYTLEIGVDSQSYTVKDVDRSSHDWGHLHYDPGLCIVCERCVTTCKDMIGDNSLKTIARGGDPLNAEFKETMPKDAYAMWNKLNKSVIGLTNGTDDLDCTSCGECAAVCPVGALVNTEFMYTSNAWELSQVPATCGHCSAGCQISYDVKHTSIENSEDKIYRVMNEWNYVSLCGAGRYGFDYQNADVVKDEAKFNATVEAFKKADTIKFTSTITNEEALILEKLKDKYGYKLVNNEAKSFQTFLKDYSEVSGKSLYGTTLQDVANTNFIVSVGTAIKSDNPNARYALNNSLTVNKGAALYFHPVKDPIVDDMSKNLLSINHKPLQEETALYLILDLFADKEKLPTDIVDYLASFHSTKTVTVTETIKEKVVEIVKEMKVNEETGEEEEVEVEKSKMVPKKVSKDVEVDDNRLATMLGLGDDFAETLEKFLKKKDSFSLIAGPDLYNHPNSKNLARLLALIEKYSEFELVMIPTLTNTLGVALINELSDEAGSYAIGYNTKADFTISALGDGDMDMPAINQQEGTLTSVNKRVNPTNAALGYGGYELNDIANALELNKELTVSYTKELPTEKGFSTVEFDSLPNHYTNAGEEIRGYELESLPATLSADESVTKIDESLSIDGTIVYMANPVRQFSEFTNKTTQLREEAGLYMSEASLKNSEFNSGDSVKIKTGNGEVITTIISDNKIAGEIALVPTFDSSKLNSETLFSDYRFNSASIQKV; this is encoded by the coding sequence ATGAGTAAAATTAATATAAATATCGACGGTAAAGAAATACAGACGCAAGAGGGTGAGTTTGTACTCAACGCAGCTCGTGCAAACGATATCTACATTCCTGCCATATGTTATATAACAAGATGTAGTCCAACGCTAGCTTGTCGTATATGTCTTGTAGAAGCTGATGGTAAACAAGTATACGCATGTAACGCAAAAGCTAAAGATGGTATGAACATTACGACTACCACAGAGGCTATTGAGAAAGAACGCCGTGCCATCATGGAAGTCTATGACGTAAATCATCCTCTTCAGTGTGGTGTTTGTGATCAGTCTGGTGAATGTGAACTTCAAAATTATACACTTGAAATAGGTGTTGATTCTCAAAGCTATACAGTTAAAGACGTTGACAGAAGCTCTCATGATTGGGGCCACTTACACTATGATCCAGGTCTTTGTATTGTATGTGAGCGTTGTGTAACTACTTGTAAGGACATGATAGGCGATAATTCACTTAAAACTATAGCTCGCGGTGGTGATCCACTTAACGCTGAGTTTAAAGAGACTATGCCTAAAGATGCATATGCAATGTGGAATAAACTTAACAAATCTGTAATCGGTTTAACAAATGGTACAGATGATTTAGACTGTACGTCTTGTGGAGAGTGTGCTGCTGTTTGTCCAGTTGGAGCGCTTGTAAACACAGAGTTTATGTACACATCAAATGCATGGGAGTTAAGTCAAGTGCCAGCCACTTGTGGGCACTGTTCAGCAGGTTGTCAAATTTCATATGATGTTAAGCATACGAGCATAGAAAATTCAGAGGACAAGATTTATCGCGTTATGAATGAGTGGAACTATGTATCTTTATGTGGAGCGGGACGTTATGGTTTTGATTATCAAAATGCTGATGTTGTAAAAGATGAGGCTAAGTTTAATGCTACGGTTGAAGCGTTTAAAAAGGCTGATACAATTAAGTTTACTTCAACTATTACAAATGAAGAAGCACTTATTCTAGAGAAGCTAAAAGATAAATATGGGTATAAGCTTGTAAATAATGAAGCTAAATCTTTTCAAACTTTCTTAAAAGATTACTCAGAAGTAAGTGGAAAATCCCTTTATGGAACTACTCTTCAAGACGTAGCAAATACTAACTTTATAGTAAGTGTTGGAACAGCTATTAAAAGTGACAATCCTAATGCAAGATACGCCCTTAATAACTCTTTAACGGTTAACAAAGGCGCTGCGTTATATTTTCACCCAGTTAAAGATCCAATAGTAGACGATATGAGTAAAAATCTTCTTAGTATTAACCATAAGCCACTTCAGGAAGAGACAGCACTTTATCTAATACTTGACCTTTTTGCGGATAAAGAAAAATTGCCAACTGACATTGTTGATTACCTAGCGTCATTTCACTCTACTAAAACTGTAACGGTTACTGAAACTATTAAAGAAAAAGTAGTTGAAATCGTTAAAGAGATGAAAGTAAATGAAGAGACTGGTGAAGAAGAAGAAGTTGAAGTGGAAAAATCTAAAATGGTTCCTAAAAAAGTAAGTAAAGATGTTGAAGTAGATGATAATAGACTCGCTACTATGTTAGGTCTTGGCGATGATTTTGCAGAAACTTTAGAGAAGTTCTTAAAGAAAAAAGACTCTTTTTCATTAATCGCTGGTCCAGATTTGTATAATCATCCAAACTCAAAAAACTTAGCTCGTTTGCTTGCATTAATTGAAAAATATTCAGAATTTGAACTTGTAATGATTCCAACATTAACAAATACGTTAGGCGTGGCGCTTATAAATGAGTTATCTGATGAAGCTGGAAGTTATGCTATTGGTTACAACACTAAGGCTGATTTCACTATTTCTGCATTAGGTGATGGAGATATGGATATGCCAGCTATTAACCAGCAAGAGGGAACTCTTACATCAGTGAATAAACGTGTAAATCCTACGAATGCAGCACTTGGATATGGTGGATATGAATTAAATGATATTGCTAACGCACTTGAATTAAATAAAGAATTAACAGTTTCATATACAAAAGAATTACCAACTGAAAAAGGTTTCTCAACAGTTGAGTTTGATTCGTTACCAAATCACTACACTAATGCAGGCGAAGAGATACGTGGATATGAATTGGAATCATTACCAGCGACTTTATCGGCAGATGAAAGTGTTACGAAGATTGATGAGTCACTATCTATAGATGGCACTATTGTTTATATGGCTAATCCAGTTAGACAGTTTAGTGAATTTACAAATAAGACAACACAACTTCGTGAAGAAGCTGGACTGTACATGAGTGAAGCATCGTTAAAAAATTCTGAATTTAATTCAGGAGATAGCGTGAAGATTAAAACTGGAAATGGGGAAGTTATTACAACTATAATTAGTGATAATAAAATAGCAGGTGAGATTGCTTTAGTACCGACATTTGATAGTAGTAAATTAAACTCTGAAACTCTGTTTAGTGATTATCGCTTTAACTCAGCTTCAATACAAAAGGTGTAA
- the nuoH gene encoding NADH-quinone oxidoreductase subunit NuoH — MDTGYLIETIIKVVVILLVFSALAGIGTYFERKVLAFMQRRLGPMNVGPYGLLQFGADAIKLFTKEDIIPTNVVAGVFKIAPVITAATAFMAAAAIPFLPQFTIFGYTVHPIVADINIGILYILGVMAIGLFGPLLGGMASANKFSLLSAARAAAVFISYEVVSGLAVLAPIMMVGSLSLIDFNNYQADGIGSWIVWSQPVAFILFWIAAFAETGRTPFHLIANDHEIIDGFGTEYSGMRWGLFFIGEYANMFFISFVIPIIFLGGFGDGSVLGAFALLGKMSFFFFFFLWTRAAWPDVRPDQLMWLCWKVLMPIAVINIVITGFVTMF; from the coding sequence ATGGATACAGGATATTTAATAGAAACGATAATCAAAGTCGTTGTTATTTTACTAGTGTTTTCAGCATTAGCAGGTATAGGTACGTACTTTGAACGTAAAGTACTTGCATTTATGCAACGTCGTCTTGGGCCAATGAATGTTGGTCCATATGGACTACTTCAGTTTGGTGCAGATGCAATTAAACTTTTTACAAAAGAGGATATTATCCCAACAAATGTTGTAGCGGGAGTGTTTAAAATTGCACCTGTTATTACAGCGGCTACTGCATTTATGGCTGCTGCAGCGATTCCATTTTTGCCACAGTTTACAATATTTGGATATACGGTTCATCCAATTGTTGCAGATATTAATATTGGTATTTTGTATATTCTTGGTGTGATGGCTATTGGACTTTTTGGTCCACTTCTTGGTGGTATGGCATCGGCAAATAAATTCTCTTTACTTTCTGCGGCTCGTGCCGCAGCGGTTTTTATCTCATATGAGGTTGTAAGTGGTTTAGCTGTTTTAGCTCCAATTATGATGGTTGGTTCACTCTCTTTAATTGATTTTAATAACTATCAGGCAGATGGCATTGGCTCTTGGATTGTATGGTCTCAGCCAGTAGCGTTTATCCTTTTTTGGATTGCGGCATTTGCGGAAACTGGACGTACTCCATTTCACTTAATTGCAAATGATCATGAGATTATTGATGGTTTTGGTACTGAGTACTCTGGTATGAGATGGGGTCTATTCTTCATAGGTGAGTATGCAAATATGTTCTTTATATCTTTTGTTATTCCTATCATCTTTTTAGGTGGTTTTGGTGATGGAAGTGTTTTAGGTGCTTTTGCACTACTAGGTAAGATGTCATTCTTCTTCTTTTTCTTCTTATGGACAAGAGCGGCATGGCCAGATGTTAGACCAGACCAACTCATGTGGTTATGTTGGAAAGTACTTATGCCAATAGCTGTGATTAATATTGTAATCACTGGCTTTGTGACGATGTTTTAA
- the nuoI gene encoding NADH-quinone oxidoreductase subunit NuoI has product MSNEQFNDRNVADSGYYLVDIEDYPTDGWGKFKRVVERTFRGELFVGLWVVLREMIKFDIHTIQYPAEKMPIGPRYRAVHEMKRLWESDAERCIGCGLCEKICISDCIRMDTKIDENSRKEVSSYTINLGRCIFCGYCAEVCPELAITHGGEYEQGSEQREHFVDYEYMLTPIDTMKANAQKEFEGFGAITPHEDERVKKTPLSY; this is encoded by the coding sequence ATGAGCAACGAGCAATTTAATGATAGAAATGTAGCTGATAGCGGCTACTATCTTGTAGATATAGAAGATTACCCTACTGATGGTTGGGGTAAATTTAAACGTGTAGTTGAGAGAACATTTAGAGGCGAGCTTTTTGTCGGTCTTTGGGTAGTTCTTCGTGAAATGATAAAATTTGACATTCATACAATTCAGTATCCTGCTGAAAAAATGCCTATTGGTCCACGTTACCGTGCTGTCCACGAGATGAAGAGACTATGGGAAAGTGATGCTGAGAGATGTATTGGTTGTGGTCTTTGTGAAAAGATTTGTATCTCTGATTGTATTCGTATGGACACAAAAATAGATGAAAACTCTCGTAAAGAGGTCTCATCTTATACGATTAACTTAGGTCGTTGTATATTTTGTGGTTACTGTGCTGAAGTTTGTCCAGAACTTGCTATTACACACGGTGGTGAGTATGAGCAGGGTTCAGAACAAAGAGAGCACTTTGTAGACTATGAGTATATGCTTACTCCTATTGATACAATGAAAGCTAACGCTCAAAAAGAGTTTGAAGGTTTTGGCGCGATTACGCCACATGAAGATGAGCGTGTTAAGAAAACACCTCTATCATATTAA